A part of Larkinella insperata genomic DNA contains:
- the porZ gene encoding type IX secretion system anionic LPS delivery protein PorZ, with translation MRWNVRWQKRARRAVSCRPFSWFFLIILHSPFFVPDSSAQPGIWRTHPSFLSAQTVAAVQDKIYCASENGFFYYDAGASEATRLSRDDGFSELGVSYLAYLTDQKRLLIAYRSGTIDLLSVTATGEPAGTSTITLIRDAAQISGSKRINHLGRVGNDAYLSCDFGIVVLDVARVEIRDTYRNIGPEGASAVVYATAFANDSIYAATSRGLLAARFDPAVNLAFFGNWKTVALPAGSSVRSVVGVSSRLFVAVPGEGVAERRGGRWTVVKAVPAITGLVQTATEWVATAPGLLQRESGGLVNNALVGAPRALVEAAGSFWVADSLSGLLRISGTAAEAVSPDGPASDAFQQLVAAGQPAQVLALPGGFSEDLKPLRRRRGFDQFRENRWQNFLTNSLPTDFVTAVFNPTDGRTYLGSFGGGLWQHQYQNPPEAVNRVLATISSLTVDPNGEVWLATPTLNVGQTSIHVRRKSGSFESFAPNRGDIQQLLLDDNGFLWTRLSASNGGGMQVFDPATNRSRLLYDQTGEGDLPDRNVRSLVKDRDGLIWIGTDNGIAVFDNPSAVFTGAVNAYRPVFERRRLLSGESVRALAVDGGNRKWIGTANGLYLFNEDGTALVEHFTSQNSPLPSNQINALAIEPAGGEVFVATPNGLVSYGGTSSEPTPVFSGISVFPNPVRPDFAGLVSIRGLVENTVVKVMDAGGQLVYETRSQGGTATWDLRDYRGRTAETGIYFVFAVTPDGREGVAGKLAVVR, from the coding sequence ATGAGGTGGAACGTCCGGTGGCAAAAGCGAGCGCGTCGGGCGGTTTCCTGCCGACCTTTTTCCTGGTTTTTCCTGATTATCCTTCATTCGCCATTCTTCGTTCCTGACTCCTCCGCGCAGCCCGGCATCTGGCGGACGCATCCGAGTTTTCTTTCCGCCCAAACCGTTGCCGCCGTTCAGGACAAGATCTACTGCGCATCGGAAAACGGTTTTTTTTATTACGATGCGGGCGCCAGCGAAGCCACGCGGTTGAGCCGTGACGACGGTTTTAGTGAGCTTGGCGTAAGTTATCTGGCGTACCTAACCGACCAGAAACGATTGCTGATTGCCTATCGCAGCGGTACCATTGACCTGCTTTCCGTTACCGCTACCGGCGAACCTGCCGGAACGAGTACGATCACCCTTATACGCGATGCCGCGCAGATTTCGGGCAGCAAGCGCATCAATCACCTGGGCCGAGTTGGCAATGACGCCTACCTGTCCTGCGATTTCGGCATTGTGGTGCTGGATGTGGCTCGGGTCGAAATCCGGGATACCTACCGCAACATTGGGCCCGAGGGGGCGTCGGCGGTGGTGTATGCCACGGCGTTTGCCAACGATTCCATCTATGCCGCCACCTCGCGCGGGCTGCTGGCTGCCCGTTTTGATCCTGCGGTGAATCTGGCTTTTTTTGGTAACTGGAAAACCGTTGCCTTACCGGCGGGCTCATCCGTTCGTTCGGTCGTGGGAGTCAGTAGTCGGTTGTTTGTGGCCGTGCCGGGCGAGGGCGTTGCTGAGCGCCGGGGTGGTCGCTGGACGGTGGTGAAAGCCGTGCCCGCCATCACGGGGTTGGTGCAAACGGCTACCGAGTGGGTAGCCACGGCCCCCGGACTGCTTCAGCGCGAATCCGGCGGTTTGGTAAACAATGCACTGGTGGGCGCACCCCGGGCACTGGTTGAAGCGGCCGGGAGTTTCTGGGTGGCCGATTCGCTGTCCGGCCTGCTGCGAATTTCCGGAACGGCGGCTGAAGCCGTCAGTCCGGACGGACCCGCTTCCGATGCGTTTCAGCAGTTGGTGGCGGCCGGTCAGCCTGCGCAGGTTTTGGCCCTGCCGGGCGGCTTTTCGGAAGACCTGAAGCCGTTGCGTCGTCGGCGCGGTTTCGACCAGTTCCGCGAAAACCGCTGGCAAAACTTCCTGACCAACTCGCTGCCCACCGATTTTGTGACGGCCGTTTTCAATCCCACCGACGGGCGGACGTATCTGGGTAGTTTCGGGGGCGGCTTGTGGCAACACCAATATCAGAATCCGCCGGAAGCCGTTAACCGGGTGCTGGCCACCATCAGCAGTCTGACGGTTGATCCGAACGGTGAAGTCTGGCTGGCAACGCCAACCCTGAATGTCGGGCAAACATCAATTCACGTTCGGCGAAAAAGTGGTTCGTTTGAGTCGTTTGCCCCAAACCGGGGCGATATTCAGCAGCTTCTGCTTGACGATAACGGCTTTTTGTGGACGCGGTTGAGCGCGTCCAACGGGGGCGGAATGCAGGTGTTCGACCCAGCCACAAACCGCAGCCGGCTCTTGTACGACCAGACGGGGGAAGGTGATTTGCCGGATCGGAACGTGCGTTCGCTGGTGAAAGACCGTGACGGTTTGATCTGGATCGGAACCGACAACGGAATTGCGGTTTTCGACAATCCTTCGGCAGTGTTTACCGGAGCCGTCAACGCTTACCGGCCCGTTTTTGAGCGTCGCCGGTTGCTGAGTGGCGAATCCGTCAGGGCGCTGGCGGTCGACGGCGGCAACCGCAAATGGATCGGGACGGCCAACGGGTTATACCTTTTTAACGAGGATGGCACGGCGTTAGTCGAGCATTTTACCAGTCAGAACAGCCCCCTGCCGTCGAATCAGATCAACGCGCTGGCCATTGAACCCGCCGGGGGCGAAGTCTTTGTTGCGACGCCCAACGGCCTGGTTTCGTACGGCGGCACCTCCAGCGAACCGACTCCGGTTTTTTCGGGTATTTCGGTTTTTCCGAATCCCGTCCGGCCCGATTTCGCCGGTTTGGTGAGCATTCGGGGACTGGTGGAAAACACGGTTGTTAAAGTGATGGATGCGGGCGGCCAACTCGTTTACGAAACCCGTTCGCAGGGCGGCACGGCTACCTGGGACCTGCGCGACTACCGCGGGCGGACCGCCGAAACGGGAATCTACTTTGTATTTGCCGTTACGCCGGACGGGCGGGAAGGGGTGGCGGGTAAATTGGCCGTCGTGCGGTAA
- the udk gene encoding uridine kinase, with translation MTNKPFIVGITGGSASGKTSFLKGLLSAFSEEEICLISQDNYYKTLDQIPRDEIGVPNFDLPETIDHHQFAEHIRQLHEGRVVETNEYTFNNPNATPKKLVLRPTPIIVVEGIFVFHFEDVAQQLDLKVFINATNRIKFERRMSRDQAERALTPEMIKHQWEYHVRPTYREFIKPHKAKADIVIPNNHHYQKGLDVVIGYLKGKVANLSRN, from the coding sequence ATGACCAATAAACCATTCATTGTCGGAATTACGGGCGGGAGCGCTTCCGGCAAAACTTCATTTTTAAAAGGATTGCTCAGTGCTTTTTCAGAAGAAGAAATTTGCCTGATTTCGCAGGATAATTACTATAAAACGCTGGACCAGATTCCGCGTGACGAGATCGGCGTCCCGAATTTTGATTTGCCGGAAACCATTGATCATCATCAGTTTGCCGAGCACATCCGGCAGCTGCACGAGGGCAGGGTTGTTGAGACTAACGAGTACACGTTTAACAACCCCAATGCGACTCCCAAAAAACTGGTTCTTCGACCAACGCCGATTATCGTTGTGGAGGGAATCTTTGTATTTCATTTTGAAGATGTGGCCCAGCAGCTTGACTTGAAGGTATTTATCAATGCCACCAACAGGATCAAATTCGAACGGCGGATGAGCCGCGATCAGGCCGAACGCGCTCTGACGCCCGAGATGATCAAGCACCAGTGGGAGTACCACGTGCGCCCGACGTACCGGGAGTTTATCAAACCCCACAAAGCCAAAGCCGACATTGTAATCCCAAACAACCACCACTACCAGAAAGGTCTGGACGTAGTGATTGGGTATTTGAAAGGGAAAGTCGCTAATTTGTCCCGCAATTAA
- a CDS encoding alpha/beta hydrolase — MNFTPALLSAALLLATSAMAQKPETLDLWPPNQVLNAVPNDAVQEKAETGKDGILRISDVKVPTITAFLPPKNKATGAGIMICPGGGYALLAYGHEGEEMAKWFNERGIAAFVLKNRLPDDRTQTNKHEVPLADAMQGMKLIRQHAAKWNIDPNRLGVIGFSAGGHLAATLSTHYHRGAEASEEAKPNFAILMYPVVTFGEKAHAGSRERLLGKNASPEQVAYYSNELQVDGKTPPTFLVHAEDDKAVPVENSIDYYLALKKFNIPAEMHLYPTGGHGYALRTKGKGSIEGWPTACENWLKSMGLLEKK; from the coding sequence ATGAATTTTACACCCGCGCTGCTCTCAGCCGCTTTGTTGCTGGCAACTTCCGCTATGGCTCAAAAACCGGAAACCCTCGACCTCTGGCCCCCCAATCAAGTCCTGAATGCCGTCCCCAACGACGCGGTTCAGGAAAAAGCGGAAACGGGCAAGGACGGTATTCTTCGCATCAGTGACGTAAAAGTGCCGACGATAACGGCTTTCCTGCCCCCCAAAAACAAGGCGACCGGGGCCGGGATCATGATCTGCCCCGGCGGAGGTTACGCGCTGCTGGCCTACGGACACGAAGGCGAAGAGATGGCGAAATGGTTCAACGAGCGCGGCATTGCGGCTTTCGTGCTGAAAAACCGCCTGCCCGACGACCGGACCCAGACCAACAAGCACGAAGTACCGCTGGCCGACGCCATGCAGGGCATGAAACTGATTCGGCAGCATGCCGCCAAATGGAATATCGACCCGAACCGGCTGGGTGTGATCGGCTTTTCGGCGGGGGGGCACCTGGCGGCTACCCTGTCGACGCACTACCACCGGGGGGCGGAGGCCAGCGAGGAAGCCAAACCCAACTTTGCGATTCTGATGTATCCGGTGGTAACGTTCGGTGAAAAAGCGCACGCGGGGTCGCGGGAGCGGTTACTGGGCAAAAACGCCAGTCCGGAACAGGTGGCTTACTATTCCAACGAGTTGCAGGTAGATGGCAAAACGCCACCAACGTTTCTGGTTCATGCCGAAGATGATAAAGCCGTGCCGGTGGAAAACAGCATCGACTATTACCTGGCCCTAAAGAAGTTTAACATCCCCGCCGAAATGCACCTGTACCCAACGGGCGGCCACGGCTACGCGCTCCGCACCAAGGGTAAAGGCTCCATCGAGGGCTGGCCGACAGCCTGCGAAAACTGGCTGAAGTCGATGGGGTTATTGGAGAAAAAATAA
- a CDS encoding acyltransferase family protein — translation MQSTSTATTEPAVAQPAPVRRLMSLDALRGFDMFWIAGGEEIFHVLAKTTGWAWAAVLAEQFTHVEWDGFRAYDCIFPLFLFMAGVSTPFAVGSRLERGVSKSELARKVITRGLLLVLLGIIYNNGLFTKPISDMRFGSVLGRIGLAGMFAQLIYLYFPNPKAQYIWFGGLLLGYWAMMKLIPVPGCGAGVLTLDCSLAGYVDRSILPGRLYLKVHDPEGLFSTIPAIGTALLGIFSGQLLRSQGPVAQPHQKTLWLGLGGVACLILGYSWGLIFPVNKNLWTSSFVLVAGGWSVLMLALFYWIIDVKKVGGWAFFFTVIGMNSILIYIAGEFIDFEYAAKFFFEGILSFFSEPVRAVGSVLAFLAVKWAFLYFMYIKKVFLRV, via the coding sequence ATGCAATCAACTTCTACGGCCACCACCGAACCAGCCGTTGCCCAACCGGCGCCCGTCCGACGCCTGATGTCTCTGGATGCCCTGCGGGGTTTTGATATGTTCTGGATTGCTGGGGGAGAAGAGATTTTCCATGTGCTGGCCAAAACAACCGGCTGGGCATGGGCGGCTGTCCTGGCCGAACAGTTTACCCACGTCGAATGGGACGGCTTTCGGGCGTACGACTGCATTTTTCCGCTTTTCCTCTTCATGGCGGGCGTCTCAACACCGTTTGCGGTCGGCAGTCGGCTGGAGCGGGGCGTCTCGAAAAGCGAGCTGGCCCGTAAAGTCATCACGCGCGGTCTGCTTCTGGTTTTGCTTGGTATTATTTACAACAACGGACTGTTTACCAAACCCATCAGCGACATGCGGTTTGGCAGCGTACTCGGCCGGATTGGTCTGGCCGGAATGTTTGCCCAATTGATCTACCTCTATTTTCCAAACCCCAAAGCGCAGTACATCTGGTTTGGCGGTTTGCTGCTGGGGTACTGGGCCATGATGAAGCTGATTCCGGTGCCGGGATGCGGAGCGGGCGTGTTAACGCTGGATTGCAGTCTGGCGGGTTACGTTGACCGGTCGATTCTGCCGGGCCGGTTGTACCTGAAAGTTCACGATCCGGAAGGGCTGTTTTCCACCATTCCCGCCATCGGCACGGCTTTGCTCGGTATCTTTTCCGGTCAGTTGCTCCGCAGCCAGGGACCCGTTGCCCAGCCTCATCAAAAAACGCTGTGGCTTGGGCTGGGTGGTGTGGCCTGCCTGATTCTGGGGTATAGCTGGGGCTTGATCTTTCCGGTTAACAAAAATCTGTGGACCAGCTCGTTTGTGCTCGTGGCCGGGGGCTGGAGCGTGCTGATGCTGGCACTCTTTTACTGGATTATTGATGTGAAGAAAGTGGGCGGCTGGGCTTTTTTCTTTACTGTCATCGGCATGAATTCCATCCTGATCTACATCGCCGGGGAGTTCATCGACTTCGAATATGCCGCCAAATTCTTCTTTGAAGGTATTTTGAGTTTCTTCTCCGAACCCGTCCGGGCGGTGGGGAGCGTCCTGGCGTTCCTGGCCGTGAAGTGGGCGTTTCTGTATTTTATGTATATAAAGAAGGTTTTCTTGCGGGTTTAA
- a CDS encoding prohibitin family protein translates to MFVLILGILALIVGFAVNTPSLTFSRFSRPLKVIGVILIVLGLASSSVRQIDAGTVGVQSLFGSVQNRILESGLNVVNPLVSVTEFDIKTQNYTMSGAHDESGQLGDDAIRVLTADGLEVVIDLTVLYSVIPTESPNIYRSIGSDYSNKVVRPITRTRIRDNAVYYDAVSLYSTKRDEFQNRIYKTIESDLRKRGIMLEQLLIRNINLPASVKTTIESKINAEQEAQKMQFVLQKERQEAERKRVEAQGIADYQKILATGLSDKQLQYEQIKAQRELAASPNSKIVVLGGRGNVPLILNDK, encoded by the coding sequence ATGTTTGTTCTGATTCTTGGCATTCTGGCGCTGATCGTCGGTTTTGCCGTCAATACGCCATCGCTGACCTTCTCCCGATTTTCCCGACCGTTGAAGGTCATCGGGGTTATTCTGATCGTTCTGGGGTTGGCTTCTTCATCGGTTCGCCAGATCGACGCCGGGACGGTGGGCGTGCAAAGTCTGTTCGGGAGTGTTCAAAACCGGATTCTGGAAAGCGGGCTGAACGTGGTGAATCCGCTGGTGTCGGTGACGGAGTTTGACATCAAAACCCAGAATTACACCATGTCCGGGGCGCACGACGAGAGCGGGCAACTGGGCGACGACGCCATCCGGGTTCTGACCGCCGACGGCCTGGAGGTAGTCATCGACTTGACGGTTCTCTACAGCGTGATTCCGACCGAGTCGCCCAACATTTACCGCAGCATTGGCTCCGACTATTCCAACAAAGTGGTGCGGCCCATCACCCGTACCCGCATTCGCGACAACGCCGTTTACTACGACGCGGTTTCGCTCTACTCGACCAAGCGCGATGAATTTCAAAACCGTATCTATAAAACCATCGAATCCGACCTTCGCAAACGGGGCATCATGCTTGAGCAACTGCTGATCCGGAACATCAACCTGCCCGCATCGGTCAAAACCACCATCGAATCGAAGATCAACGCCGAGCAGGAAGCGCAGAAAATGCAGTTTGTCCTGCAAAAAGAACGGCAGGAAGCCGAGCGCAAACGCGTTGAAGCGCAGGGAATTGCTGATTACCAAAAAATCCTGGCCACGGGTCTGTCCGACAAGCAGTTGCAGTACGAGCAAATCAAGGCCCAGCGCGAACTGGCCGCATCGCCCAATAGCAAGATTGTGGTGCTGGGCGGTCGCGGCAACGTTCCCCTCATCCTAAACGACAAATAA
- a CDS encoding complex I subunit 4 family protein: MLSLLIFLPLLGSLLVALLPDSLRNTYKWITLAVCVLELLICGAVYTSFDPAQASYQLLERADWISLPLGSLGLVSIDYLVGVDGISLPLVLLTGAVMLVGAVSSWTIEKRLKAYHSLYLLLTSTIIGCFLALDFFLFFLFFEFMLLPMYFLIGLWGGPRREYASIKFFLYTLAGSVFILLVMISLYLSVMDPVETALQMGIISDRSEATAELIEQVQYLLADYKIQPQQIVHTFDLRYMTHGGNYLPDSLLGPSGEIVWLGIPARMLAFLCVFLGFAIKLPVVPVHTWLPDAHVEAPTPVSVVLAGVLLKIGGYGFLRIGWGLFPDGAAEYALLLAGLGVISIVYGGFNALAQVDLKKMIAYSSVSHMGFVLLGIASLTSEGINGAVYQMASHGILSAMLFLLTGVIYDRTHDRRIDSYRGLASAMPGYTALTAIAFFASLGLPGFPGFVGELFTLMGSFQSLWLPGWMTAVATLGIILAAAYFLWTLQRMFFGTLWSRTETTHPLPDLDARERLMLIPLAALALLLGLFPNLLFNLTNATVAEWIQRFSVE; encoded by the coding sequence ATGTTATCACTACTCATCTTTCTTCCGCTGCTTGGCTCGTTGCTGGTAGCTTTGCTGCCCGACAGTTTAAGAAACACCTACAAGTGGATTACGCTGGCGGTCTGCGTTCTGGAACTGCTGATCTGCGGAGCGGTTTACACGTCCTTCGACCCCGCCCAGGCCAGTTATCAGTTGCTCGAACGCGCTGACTGGATCAGCCTGCCGCTGGGTTCACTCGGTCTGGTATCGATTGATTATCTGGTCGGTGTCGACGGAATCAGTCTGCCGCTGGTGCTGCTGACCGGGGCGGTGATGCTCGTGGGGGCCGTTTCTTCCTGGACCATCGAAAAGCGGTTGAAAGCCTACCATTCGCTGTACCTGCTGCTAACGTCGACCATCATCGGCTGTTTTTTGGCGCTTGATTTTTTCTTATTTTTTCTGTTCTTCGAGTTCATGCTGCTGCCCATGTACTTCCTCATTGGTTTGTGGGGCGGACCGCGCCGGGAGTACGCATCGATCAAGTTTTTTCTCTACACGCTGGCGGGTTCGGTGTTTATTCTGCTGGTGATGATCAGCCTGTACCTGTCGGTAATGGACCCAGTCGAAACGGCGCTTCAGATGGGCATCATCAGCGACCGCTCGGAAGCCACCGCCGAACTGATTGAACAGGTGCAATACCTGCTGGCTGACTACAAAATTCAGCCCCAGCAAATCGTTCATACCTTTGATTTGCGGTACATGACCCACGGCGGCAACTACCTGCCCGATTCGCTGCTGGGGCCGTCCGGTGAAATTGTCTGGCTCGGTATTCCGGCGCGGATGCTGGCGTTTCTGTGCGTTTTTCTGGGTTTTGCCATCAAACTACCCGTTGTTCCGGTGCACACCTGGCTGCCCGACGCCCACGTAGAGGCACCAACGCCGGTATCGGTCGTGCTGGCGGGTGTTCTGCTCAAAATTGGCGGTTACGGTTTTCTGCGCATCGGCTGGGGGCTGTTTCCCGACGGGGCGGCCGAGTACGCCCTGCTGCTGGCGGGTCTAGGGGTCATTTCCATTGTCTACGGCGGTTTCAACGCGCTGGCCCAGGTCGATCTGAAAAAAATGATTGCTTATTCGTCGGTGTCGCACATGGGGTTTGTGCTGCTAGGCATTGCCTCGCTGACGTCGGAAGGGATCAACGGCGCGGTTTACCAGATGGCGAGCCACGGCATCCTGTCGGCGATGTTGTTTTTGCTTACCGGCGTTATTTACGACCGGACCCACGACCGGCGGATCGACAGTTACCGGGGTTTGGCCAGTGCGATGCCGGGTTACACGGCCCTAACGGCCATTGCTTTTTTTGCCTCGCTCGGCTTGCCCGGCTTTCCGGGTTTTGTGGGCGAGCTTTTTACGCTGATGGGCAGCTTTCAATCGCTCTGGTTACCCGGCTGGATGACGGCCGTTGCCACCCTGGGCATTATTCTGGCAGCTGCTTATTTTCTGTGGACCCTCCAGCGCATGTTTTTTGGGACACTCTGGTCGCGCACGGAAACTACCCACCCTCTTCCTGACCTCGACGCCCGCGAACGGCTGATGCTGATTCCGCTGGCGGCCCTTGCTCTGCTGTTGGGTCTTTTCCCCAACCTGCTCTTCAACCTGACCAACGCCACCGTGGCGGAGTGGATTCAGCGGTTTTCGGTGGAGTAG